A segment of the Petroclostridium xylanilyticum genome:
GGAGAATTAATTTTATGGGCAAAAATGTATTGGTGCTGTCTGCCAGTTCGAGGAAAGGCGGAAATTCCGAGTAAAATGAGTATTGAGCAATCAAACTATGCAGCTTGCAAAATCAAAGGAGGATTTAGTATGCAAAACATAATTTTAAACAATGGTGTTGAGATGCCTATACTGGGCTTTGGAGTTTATCAGATTGCTGATGCGAAGGAATGCGAACAGTGTGTTTATGATGCGATCATGGCAGGCTATCGTTTGATTGATACCGCTGCTGCTTATCTAAACGAAGAGGCGGTTGGCAGAGCAATCAAACACAGTGGCGTACCGAGAGAGGAACTGTTTATTACGACTAAGCTCTGGATTCAGGATGCCGGTTACGAGAGTGCAAAAAGAGCCTTCGAGAAATCGCTGAAAAGATTGCAATTGGATTATTTGGATTTGTATTTAATCCATCAGCCATTTGGCGATGTATATGGTTCTTGGCGAGCTATGGAGGAACTGTATCGTGAGGGGAAAATTAGGGCGATTGGGGTTAGTAACTTTCAGATGGATCGTCTGGTGGATTTAATACTTCATAATGAAGTGGTTCCTGCCATAAATCAAATTGAAACACACCCATTCTGCCAGCAAATAGAAAGTGCTAAACTGATGAAAGAGTACAATGTACAGATAGAATCCTGGGGACCTTTTGCAGAAGGAAGAAATAACATGTTCCAGAATGAAGTTTTGTTATCACTGGCTGAAAAATATAGCAAATCAGTGGCACAGGTAATTTTACGCTGGTTGATACAAAGAGGAGTGGTTGCGATTCCGAAGTCTGTACACAAAGAAAGAATTATTGAAAACTTTAATATTTTTGATTTTAAATTAAGCCAAGAAGACATGGAGAAGATTGCATCACTAGACACGAAAAAAAGCAGCTTCTTTTCACATAATGATCCAGAAATCGTGAAATGGCTAGATACTGCTAAATTTGATATTTAATAGGTAGAATAGAAAAGATGCTTGATTAGAAAGGGAAAGGAAATGACAAATTCTAAGAGCCTTATCGCTTATTTTTCACGCAAA
Coding sequences within it:
- a CDS encoding aldo/keto reductase — its product is MQNIILNNGVEMPILGFGVYQIADAKECEQCVYDAIMAGYRLIDTAAAYLNEEAVGRAIKHSGVPREELFITTKLWIQDAGYESAKRAFEKSLKRLQLDYLDLYLIHQPFGDVYGSWRAMEELYREGKIRAIGVSNFQMDRLVDLILHNEVVPAINQIETHPFCQQIESAKLMKEYNVQIESWGPFAEGRNNMFQNEVLLSLAEKYSKSVAQVILRWLIQRGVVAIPKSVHKERIIENFNIFDFKLSQEDMEKIASLDTKKSSFFSHNDPEIVKWLDTAKFDI